The genome window ATCCGGAGTTGCTGGCGATTGAGCTTGGGCCGCAGCGGCTGCAGCGCACGGCGGTGCTGATGCAGCGCAAAGGGGTTTATCAGTCGTCCGCGTCTCGAGCGTTTATGCAGGTGGCCAAGGAGGTCGCTGCGGCGCTGGGCGAATGAACCGCGCCGGGCCGGCCTTCGCTGTTATCGAGGTGAGCCACCACGGCCTACTTGACGGGGTTCCAAACGATAGCCTGAGCCACCACGACGTGTTCGCCATTGAAGGTGGCCGCGGGCGAGCCATACAGCTGGTAGCCCAGCGCGAGGGCTTCAGAGACTCGATGACAGAACGATGCGTCATCTTTACCGGTGAGTAACCGGTAAACAGGTAAGCCTTCGGGAGGAGTGGTTTGCATGGGCGTGCCTTCCTGAATCGACATGAGAATAATGAGGCCCAGGCTTACCTTAAGGTCACTGGGCGAACCGACTGTAGCATTCCCGCCCGACCCTGCCTCCTGCCCCTGAAGATTCATCGGGCGATCAGGTGCCAACAACGCGTCTGCACCCGCACCCCGCCCTGTCAGAGCGCGGTACACCAAGGCAGGCCAACAACGCGGGTGAACGTATGCCCGTATCGAGGCCCTGACGCCGACACCTGAGTCAGTGACTTAAGCTGATATCATTCCAGCAATTACCCGCTGAGTAGCACGTCATGAATCGCCAGAAAAAACTCCAGCAGCTCTTTAAGGCCAAAGCCAAAAAAGCCAGCGCCAAATTGGCGCCGAAAAGCAAAGATAAGTACATCAGCAAAGCCGACCGCGCGAAACTGGACGCTGAGGTTGAGCAAGC of Pseudomonas fluorescens contains these proteins:
- a CDS encoding DUF1737 domain-containing protein — translated: MQTTPPEGLPVYRLLTGKDDASFCHRVSEALALGYQLYGSPAATFNGEHVVVAQAIVWNPVK
- a CDS encoding DUF2986 domain-containing protein; protein product: MNRQKKLQQLFKAKAKKASAKLAPKSKDKYISKADRAKLDAEVEQASTSGGDTPS